The following proteins are encoded in a genomic region of Hyalangium minutum:
- a CDS encoding cyclic nucleotide-binding domain-containing protein: protein MTDELQRHRERAARLSALDQLEAALAEYAQVVKAAPDDAASHQRVAELQERLGRRVEAVAAYEQAAMAWARAGKLLRAIVACKGLLNLEPGHTRTPRALADLYGARGTGTGGGPAPVSGAEFELVHHDDHRPAEGMPVVPLFSKLPREPFAAVVEAMEVRKKPAAEMVVEEGEHGVSMFALVEGRVVVVRHLQGGEKRKVGELEEGSFFGELALISEGPRLASVLAIQPVVLLELSRAKLTEVVRRFPVVGQVVQAFYRERMVENLLRSNPVFAPLSTEQKQTVAREFQLREVKPGDVVLQQGHEGDAFYLLLRGKLTPYHSPLGGPEKAYPSLREGDVFGEISLLLGKPVTATVRADITSVVLRLDRAAFERLILSQPGMRSTLTRVGTERLQRTAKLLSGRDHHEGDLRV, encoded by the coding sequence ATGACGGACGAGCTTCAGCGGCACCGGGAGCGGGCCGCACGGTTGAGCGCGTTGGATCAGCTCGAGGCGGCGCTCGCCGAATACGCGCAGGTGGTGAAGGCCGCGCCGGACGATGCGGCGAGCCACCAGCGGGTGGCCGAGCTGCAAGAGCGGCTCGGGCGGCGGGTGGAGGCGGTGGCCGCGTACGAGCAGGCGGCGATGGCGTGGGCCCGGGCGGGGAAGCTGCTGCGGGCCATCGTGGCCTGCAAGGGGCTGCTGAACCTGGAGCCGGGGCATACGCGGACGCCTCGGGCGCTGGCGGACCTCTATGGAGCACGAGGCACGGGGACGGGCGGTGGACCCGCGCCTGTTTCCGGGGCCGAGTTCGAGCTGGTGCACCACGACGACCACAGGCCCGCGGAGGGAATGCCAGTGGTGCCGCTGTTCTCCAAGCTGCCGCGCGAGCCGTTCGCGGCGGTGGTGGAGGCGATGGAGGTGCGCAAGAAGCCGGCCGCCGAGATGGTGGTGGAGGAGGGCGAGCACGGCGTGTCCATGTTCGCGCTGGTGGAGGGGCGGGTGGTGGTGGTGCGGCACCTCCAGGGTGGCGAGAAGCGCAAGGTGGGCGAGCTGGAGGAGGGCTCCTTCTTCGGAGAGCTGGCGTTGATCTCCGAGGGCCCGCGGCTGGCGAGCGTGCTGGCCATCCAGCCGGTGGTGCTGCTGGAGCTGTCTCGGGCGAAGCTCACCGAGGTGGTGCGGCGCTTCCCGGTGGTGGGGCAGGTGGTGCAGGCCTTCTACCGCGAGCGCATGGTGGAGAACCTGCTGCGCAGCAACCCGGTGTTCGCGCCGCTGTCCACGGAGCAGAAGCAGACGGTGGCCCGCGAGTTCCAGCTGCGCGAGGTGAAGCCGGGAGACGTGGTGCTCCAGCAGGGGCACGAGGGCGACGCTTTCTACCTGCTCTTGCGCGGGAAGCTGACGCCGTACCACTCGCCGCTGGGAGGGCCGGAGAAGGCCTATCCGTCGTTGCGTGAGGGGGACGTGTTCGGAGAGATTTCGCTGCTGCTGGGCAAGCCGGTGACGGCGACGGTGCGCGCGGACATCACCAGTGTGGTGCTGCGGCTGGACCGGGCCGCGTTCGAGCGGCTCATCCTCAGCCAGCCAGGGATGCGCAGCACGCTGACGCGGGTGGGCACGGAGCGGCTCCAGCGGACCGCGAAGCTGCTCTCGGGCCGCGACCACCACGAAGGCGACCTGCGCGTCTGA
- a CDS encoding cyclic nucleotide-binding domain-containing protein, with product MEQSSAGSNNNANADESEQPSSGSAYQVVQWLATRDEVETAVQLYEDMSAAQRERLLKEALAAPSEQRKLLVDVLRKARDFNGAARLLQGSGADAEAAALYEQGGNQVDAAEAYLRAGDIAKAAAALERGGALERALELYRGLGARESMAQCLARLGRPLEAAAVYRELGNVHAEVEALCGVPADDPRHLESVLRICTLLDNEGQPRRALALLVDTLRGSEEARKDPAVMAEQARLLRRVGRDAEADQVLAQLPGSGSAVPSVPPMARVTPATSGYGYLKAIPIFGELSLEDMKDLYRVAQQVLIPEGATVLEKGAQGSGLFVLLEGTVDVFSGPEPDAKRLNTLGPGAYLGEISLIQDGPTSAHVRARTAVRALRITRAGFQHYLDTHEAAALRIYRLFTRNLAARVRALSA from the coding sequence ATGGAGCAATCCTCGGCGGGATCCAACAACAACGCGAACGCGGACGAGAGCGAGCAGCCGTCAAGCGGGAGCGCCTACCAAGTGGTGCAGTGGCTGGCCACGCGCGACGAAGTGGAGACGGCGGTTCAGTTGTATGAGGACATGAGCGCTGCGCAGCGCGAGCGGCTCTTGAAGGAGGCGCTCGCGGCTCCGAGCGAGCAGCGCAAGCTCCTGGTGGATGTGCTGCGCAAGGCCCGCGACTTCAACGGCGCGGCGCGGCTGCTGCAGGGCAGTGGCGCGGATGCGGAGGCGGCGGCGCTGTACGAGCAGGGCGGCAACCAGGTGGATGCGGCCGAGGCGTACCTGCGCGCGGGCGACATCGCCAAGGCGGCGGCGGCGCTGGAGCGCGGCGGGGCGCTGGAGCGCGCGCTGGAGCTGTACCGCGGGCTGGGCGCTCGCGAGTCCATGGCGCAGTGCCTGGCGCGGCTCGGGCGTCCGCTGGAGGCGGCGGCGGTGTACCGCGAGCTGGGCAACGTGCACGCCGAGGTGGAGGCGCTGTGCGGCGTGCCGGCGGATGACCCCCGGCACCTGGAGTCGGTGCTGCGCATCTGCACCCTGCTGGACAACGAGGGCCAGCCCCGGCGGGCGCTGGCGCTGCTGGTGGACACGCTGCGGGGCTCCGAGGAGGCACGGAAGGATCCGGCGGTGATGGCCGAGCAGGCGCGGCTGCTGCGGCGGGTGGGCCGGGATGCGGAGGCGGACCAGGTGCTGGCGCAGCTGCCCGGCTCGGGGAGCGCGGTGCCCTCGGTGCCTCCCATGGCCCGCGTGACGCCAGCCACCAGTGGGTACGGCTACCTCAAGGCCATCCCCATCTTCGGCGAGCTGTCGCTGGAAGACATGAAGGACCTGTACCGGGTGGCGCAGCAGGTGCTGATTCCCGAGGGCGCCACGGTGCTGGAGAAGGGCGCGCAGGGCTCGGGCCTCTTCGTGCTGCTGGAGGGCACGGTGGACGTGTTCAGCGGCCCGGAGCCGGACGCCAAGCGGCTCAACACCCTGGGGCCCGGGGCGTACCTGGGGGAGATTTCGCTGATTCAGGATGGGCCGACCTCGGCGCACGTGCGAGCGCGGACGGCGGTGCGCGCGCTGCGCATCACCCGGGCGGGCTTCCAGCACTACCTGGACACTCACGAGGCGGCGGCGTTGCGAATCTACCGGCTCTTCACGCGCAACCTGGCAGCCCGGGTGCGCGCGCTGAGCGCGTAA
- a CDS encoding class I SAM-dependent methyltransferase — MPQRFPLCLVVPALALLTCSACSAPQGHPSQGIVHHGAMPHRFEDAETWAQRFEDPARDAWQKPEEVIAALALPPDAKVADVGSATGYFAVRLARALPKGHVYGVDIEADMARYLSERARREGLGNLTAVLGEPADPKLPEPVDLVLVVDTYHHISERTAYFRKLLGSLTPRGRVAIIDVRKGQPMGPPEQHRLEPAQVRQELEAAGYRFVEEHGFLPNQYFLLFARAGT, encoded by the coding sequence GTGCCGCAGCGCTTCCCTCTCTGCCTCGTCGTACCCGCCCTGGCGCTCCTCACCTGCAGCGCGTGCTCGGCCCCGCAGGGCCACCCTTCACAAGGCATTGTCCACCATGGCGCCATGCCTCACCGCTTCGAGGACGCGGAGACGTGGGCTCAGCGGTTCGAGGACCCCGCGAGGGATGCCTGGCAGAAGCCCGAGGAGGTGATCGCCGCGCTCGCGCTGCCGCCGGACGCGAAGGTCGCGGATGTGGGCTCGGCCACGGGGTACTTCGCGGTGCGGCTGGCGAGGGCCCTGCCGAAGGGCCACGTCTACGGCGTGGACATCGAGGCAGACATGGCGCGCTACCTCTCGGAGCGGGCGCGGCGCGAGGGGCTGGGCAACCTCACGGCGGTGCTCGGCGAGCCCGCGGATCCCAAGCTCCCAGAGCCCGTGGACCTCGTGCTGGTGGTAGACACGTACCACCACATCTCCGAGCGGACGGCGTACTTCCGCAAGCTCCTGGGCTCGCTGACGCCGCGCGGCCGGGTGGCCATCATCGACGTTCGCAAGGGCCAGCCCATGGGTCCACCCGAGCAGCACCGCCTGGAGCCCGCGCAGGTGCGGCAGGAGCTGGAGGCCGCGGGCTACCGCTTCGTCGAAGAGCACGGCTTTCTCCCCAACCAGTACTTCCTCCTCTTCGCGCGGGCGGGGACCTGA
- a CDS encoding WD40/YVTN/BNR-like repeat-containing protein — MLKPLPSSCWRLLLVLLALRAAPSLAHAGLPETSNLSLRRGSQDDFISGTTFGAVITRDRGQTWRWICPEGMGSGAWRPERFFWLSGGELIAATGNPLIRSSDAGCTWASHPFFKDTWVTNLDVHPTDERIMFATTGKPSVANGIYRSEDAGATWTPALSPRPEDRYSSLRIAPSDGRRIYASGQDSTGAMFIARSDDAGQTWTRLPQPLPQLQRAYDLILLLVSETSPDILWARVSATEDNMGYSYLLKSTDGGATFTPAMKTVDVIVNAEASADGRTVWVSTPVHMYRGREGEEFIELPLPNGNACALRVGDTLYGCGSSWVHDWALARSFDEATTWEPVFNLNGIQGAHQCPVGTTVQQLCPTRWPQLAAILGAPTYSDGGVDSPPDAGTAEPPADPPSDEKCGCGSTAGAFPSALLFLTLALGRHSRRTQPGVTDHDHETTRS, encoded by the coding sequence GTGCTGAAGCCTCTCCCCTCATCGTGCTGGAGGCTGTTGCTGGTCCTGCTGGCGCTGAGAGCCGCCCCCTCACTGGCCCATGCGGGCCTGCCCGAGACGAGCAACCTCAGCCTCCGCCGAGGCAGCCAGGACGACTTCATCTCGGGTACCACCTTCGGCGCGGTCATCACGCGAGACCGGGGGCAGACGTGGCGGTGGATCTGCCCCGAGGGCATGGGCAGCGGCGCCTGGCGCCCGGAGCGCTTCTTCTGGCTGAGCGGAGGAGAGCTGATCGCCGCCACGGGCAACCCGCTGATCCGCTCGAGCGACGCGGGCTGCACATGGGCCTCGCACCCCTTCTTCAAGGACACCTGGGTGACCAACCTCGACGTGCACCCCACGGACGAGCGCATCATGTTCGCCACCACGGGCAAGCCGTCGGTGGCCAACGGTATCTACCGCTCGGAGGATGCGGGAGCGACGTGGACCCCTGCCCTGTCGCCACGGCCGGAGGACCGGTACTCCTCCCTCCGCATCGCCCCGTCCGATGGCCGGCGGATCTACGCTTCGGGGCAGGACTCCACGGGGGCGATGTTCATCGCCCGCAGTGACGACGCGGGTCAGACGTGGACCCGCCTGCCGCAGCCACTGCCTCAGCTCCAGCGGGCGTATGACTTGATCCTGCTGCTGGTGAGCGAGACCTCGCCCGACATCCTCTGGGCCCGGGTCTCGGCCACCGAGGACAACATGGGCTACAGCTACCTCCTCAAGAGCACGGACGGCGGCGCCACGTTCACGCCAGCGATGAAGACGGTGGATGTCATCGTCAACGCGGAGGCCTCCGCGGATGGCCGCACCGTCTGGGTCTCCACACCGGTCCACATGTACCGAGGCCGCGAGGGCGAGGAGTTCATCGAGCTCCCGCTGCCCAATGGCAACGCCTGCGCGCTGCGCGTGGGAGACACGCTCTATGGCTGCGGCTCGAGCTGGGTCCACGACTGGGCCCTGGCGCGCAGCTTCGATGAGGCCACCACCTGGGAGCCCGTCTTCAACCTCAACGGCATCCAGGGCGCGCACCAGTGCCCGGTGGGCACGACCGTGCAGCAGCTCTGCCCCACCCGCTGGCCCCAGCTCGCGGCCATCCTCGGCGCGCCCACCTACAGCGATGGGGGCGTGGACTCGCCACCGGATGCCGGGACCGCTGAGCCGCCCGCCGACCCACCCTCTGACGAGAAGTGTGGCTGCGGCAGCACCGCGGGCGCATTTCCTTCGGCCCTGTTGTTCCTCACCCTGGCCCTGGGCCGCCATTCACGGCGTACTCAACCTGGAGTCACTGATCATGACCACGAGACGACGCGTTCTTGA
- a CDS encoding YncE family protein, giving the protein MTRTRLLLVALAPMALGACGDKDTTGPLKVPELEYGVDQPWPTPPALPPIGPAGRIVITNNMDDTLSLLDLDTIGSADWGELARIPVGLNPVELEGPHHSVVSPDGASYYVGISNYVPGSGSGPHGTHGAGTSDGYCLKLDSATNRLIGSVRVDPNPGDVIVSKDGRTLYQTHFDLVKIAEVAKRGGTEREMDSRMAIIDAETMTRKAMVSVCPAPHAVRLSQDERRAFIACWSDEVAIVDLEQSTPSVTRVKVATNAGTAVSPQNEPYALTVSPTTGGVWVSSLASRSVQYLDPDTLTMDPARTVNLRNGSPMFGDFTADGRTLYMPYQGVEAIAIIDPAMAGQPGYFPPEIPLAPSGCLNVHQVELTPDERHALVVCEGDHVGPGTFHVVDLAERKVVKTVQVGIFPDSVALLRRRP; this is encoded by the coding sequence ATGACCCGTACCCGCTTGCTGCTTGTTGCCCTCGCGCCGATGGCCCTGGGCGCGTGTGGAGACAAGGACACGACGGGCCCGCTGAAGGTGCCAGAGCTGGAGTACGGCGTCGATCAGCCCTGGCCCACGCCTCCCGCCCTGCCGCCCATCGGCCCGGCGGGGCGCATCGTCATCACCAACAACATGGATGACACCCTCAGCCTGCTCGATCTGGACACCATAGGCTCGGCGGACTGGGGCGAGCTCGCACGCATCCCCGTGGGCCTCAACCCCGTGGAGCTGGAGGGGCCTCACCACTCGGTGGTCTCGCCCGATGGCGCCTCCTATTATGTGGGCATCTCCAACTACGTGCCCGGCTCCGGCTCGGGGCCCCACGGCACCCACGGCGCGGGCACGTCGGATGGCTACTGCCTCAAGCTCGACTCGGCCACGAACCGGCTCATCGGCTCCGTGCGCGTGGACCCCAACCCGGGCGACGTCATCGTCAGCAAGGACGGGCGCACGCTGTACCAGACGCACTTCGACCTGGTGAAGATTGCCGAGGTCGCCAAGCGCGGAGGAACTGAGCGGGAGATGGACTCGCGCATGGCCATCATTGATGCGGAGACGATGACGCGTAAGGCGATGGTCTCGGTGTGCCCCGCTCCCCATGCGGTGCGCCTGTCCCAGGATGAGCGCCGGGCCTTCATCGCCTGCTGGTCGGACGAGGTCGCCATCGTAGACCTGGAGCAGTCCACCCCCTCGGTGACGCGCGTGAAGGTGGCCACTAACGCGGGCACAGCTGTCTCTCCCCAGAATGAGCCGTATGCTCTCACTGTGTCACCCACCACGGGCGGGGTGTGGGTCAGCTCCCTCGCAAGTCGCTCCGTGCAGTACCTCGACCCGGACACCCTCACCATGGATCCCGCCCGGACCGTGAACCTCCGGAATGGCTCGCCGATGTTCGGAGACTTCACCGCCGATGGGCGGACCCTCTACATGCCGTACCAGGGCGTTGAGGCCATCGCCATCATTGACCCAGCGATGGCCGGACAGCCCGGTTATTTCCCTCCCGAGATTCCCCTGGCACCCAGCGGCTGCCTCAACGTCCATCAGGTGGAGCTGACGCCGGACGAGCGGCATGCGCTCGTCGTCTGCGAGGGCGACCACGTGGGACCCGGCACCTTCCACGTCGTGGATCTGGCGGAGCGCAAGGTGGTGAAGACCGTCCAAGTAGGCATCTTCCCGGACTCGGTGGCCCTCCTGCGGAGGCGGCCATGA
- a CDS encoding c-type cytochrome, whose product MRWGLLTLAVLAAGCGGSSSAKDFGEELFQDARLSESQFNSFSCSTCHADTATPEASRILSGYTLHNSAFRPSWWGGYETNLLDAVNFCYVNFMRGVSPLAPEDPKSRALYEYLVSISPDTEAPALPFTVVKDIGDIPRGNATRGAEVYRAACQTCHGETHSGKGRLTELASILPEVTDSYGSIFPGVPKQLVVIEKVRHGQFFGVGGSMPLYSREALSDEDLGALLAFLGL is encoded by the coding sequence ATGAGGTGGGGTCTGCTGACGCTAGCCGTGCTGGCTGCGGGCTGCGGCGGCAGCTCCTCCGCGAAGGACTTCGGCGAGGAGCTGTTCCAGGACGCGCGCCTGTCCGAGAGCCAGTTCAATAGCTTCTCGTGCTCGACATGCCACGCGGACACCGCCACGCCGGAGGCCAGCCGCATCCTCTCGGGCTACACGCTCCACAACTCGGCCTTCCGCCCGAGCTGGTGGGGCGGCTACGAGACGAACCTGCTGGACGCGGTGAACTTCTGCTACGTGAACTTCATGCGCGGCGTCTCTCCGCTGGCCCCCGAGGACCCGAAGTCCCGCGCCCTGTATGAGTACCTCGTCAGCATCAGCCCGGACACGGAAGCCCCGGCACTACCGTTCACCGTGGTGAAGGACATCGGCGACATACCTCGGGGCAACGCCACCCGCGGCGCCGAGGTCTACCGCGCGGCCTGCCAGACGTGCCATGGCGAGACGCACTCGGGAAAGGGGCGCCTCACGGAGCTGGCCTCCATCCTCCCCGAGGTGACGGACTCGTACGGCTCGATCTTCCCGGGAGTGCCCAAGCAGCTCGTGGTCATCGAGAAGGTGCGGCACGGCCAGTTCTTCGGGGTGGGCGGCAGCATGCCGCTCTACAGCCGCGAGGCCTTGTCGGACGAGGACCTGGGCGCACTGCTCGCGTTCCTCGGGCTCTGA
- a CDS encoding heparan-alpha-glucosaminide N-acetyltransferase domain-containing protein: MPSSSPSRIKAFDWLRGLAVLFMIEAHATALLRPELRASPEGRILDWINGLVAPAFIFAAGFSLALVQVRGAQGPRWPRVRRSLRRIGEVLAVGVLVNAIWFPWRVEPGWLLRLDILPCIGVSLVLAVPLVAGLARRPVALFVSALLIALGIFLAVPYGASVTGPWADVVNSRGPHQSLFPLLPWAGYVFLGASVGALAVGASVPRLMAVLGGIAGIGWVLPRLASFVMEVFPPAVGYRGNHGQRIFIVALVLMGLLLLESWLSERWRQGLAARFVETLGMSSLAGYFFHEMLLFGQFWGISLAGAARDKLGWGLFGVSWVGLVVATTLLIKAVEWLYPRYEALLARLGAQSPRNASSAPRSSSDKASRL; the protein is encoded by the coding sequence GTGCCTTCCTCATCCCCTTCACGGATTAAAGCCTTCGACTGGCTCCGAGGCCTCGCCGTCCTCTTCATGATCGAGGCGCATGCGACGGCGCTTCTCCGCCCGGAGCTGCGCGCGTCTCCCGAGGGCCGGATCCTCGACTGGATCAACGGGCTGGTGGCCCCCGCTTTCATCTTTGCCGCGGGCTTCAGCTTGGCGCTCGTGCAGGTCCGGGGAGCTCAGGGGCCGCGCTGGCCACGAGTCCGCCGGAGCTTGCGCCGGATAGGCGAGGTGCTGGCCGTGGGGGTGCTCGTCAATGCCATCTGGTTTCCTTGGAGGGTGGAGCCCGGTTGGTTGCTCCGGTTGGACATCCTGCCGTGCATCGGGGTGTCGCTCGTGCTCGCGGTGCCCCTGGTGGCTGGCCTCGCGCGCCGGCCCGTCGCGCTCTTCGTCAGCGCGCTCCTCATCGCGCTCGGCATCTTCCTGGCAGTGCCCTACGGCGCGTCCGTCACGGGACCCTGGGCGGACGTGGTCAACAGCCGCGGGCCTCACCAGTCGCTGTTCCCCCTGCTGCCGTGGGCAGGCTACGTCTTCCTGGGCGCCTCCGTGGGAGCGCTGGCGGTGGGGGCGAGCGTCCCCCGCCTCATGGCCGTCCTCGGGGGCATCGCGGGCATCGGGTGGGTGCTCCCCCGGCTCGCATCCTTCGTGATGGAGGTCTTCCCGCCCGCTGTGGGCTATCGGGGGAACCACGGGCAGCGCATCTTCATCGTGGCGCTCGTGCTCATGGGACTGCTGCTCCTGGAGTCCTGGCTCTCCGAGCGGTGGCGGCAAGGCCTGGCGGCGCGCTTCGTGGAGACGCTGGGGATGAGCTCGCTGGCAGGCTACTTCTTCCACGAGATGCTTCTCTTCGGCCAGTTCTGGGGCATTTCCCTGGCGGGCGCCGCGCGGGACAAGCTCGGGTGGGGGCTCTTTGGGGTGAGCTGGGTGGGGCTCGTCGTGGCCACCACCCTGCTCATCAAAGCTGTCGAGTGGCTCTATCCCCGCTACGAGGCATTGCTGGCCCGGCTCGGAGCTCAGAGCCCGAGGAACGCGAGCAGTGCGCCCAGGTCCTCGTCCGACAAGGCCTCGCGGCTGTAG